In Deltaproteobacteria bacterium, the following proteins share a genomic window:
- a CDS encoding ABC transporter ATP-binding protein, whose protein sequence is MEIHIKGLTRDYYSEGKRIRALDNVDLTIPANQIFTLLGPSGCGKTTLLRCIVGLESPDAGEVIIGGDVVWSKEKDIFVPPEKRGLGMVFQTYAIWPHMNVFDNVAFPLQNRNATKDEIRKSVARVLDFVQLSGFEKRPATKLSGGQQQRVALARALVAEPKVILFDEPLSNLDAKLREETRKELRSFLTELKITAVYVTHDRIEALALSDHIAVMRSGSIVEEGNPKKIYFHSDHPFVADFIGRANLIPGTVQGLEGSHAVIRTGIGSIEGLNGQDLKTGREAMVCVRPEFMRLASSGEAGGKNVFKGEVETLLFVGEAYEGEIRIGETLLTTVIPPAVDIGKGDEVFVSLDPDYCFLLPA, encoded by the coding sequence AAAGGCTTGACCAGGGACTACTATTCCGAGGGCAAACGGATCAGGGCCCTGGATAATGTGGATCTCACCATCCCCGCCAACCAGATCTTCACCCTTTTGGGTCCGAGCGGTTGTGGGAAAACAACACTGCTCCGGTGCATCGTCGGGCTGGAGTCCCCAGACGCTGGTGAGGTCATCATCGGGGGCGATGTGGTCTGGTCGAAGGAAAAGGATATATTTGTGCCGCCGGAAAAGCGGGGCCTGGGCATGGTCTTCCAGACCTACGCCATCTGGCCGCACATGAACGTGTTCGACAACGTGGCCTTCCCCCTGCAGAACCGGAACGCGACGAAGGACGAGATCAGGAAAAGTGTGGCCAGGGTGCTCGATTTTGTCCAGCTGTCAGGGTTCGAGAAACGTCCCGCTACCAAGCTGAGCGGCGGGCAGCAACAGCGTGTCGCCCTGGCGCGGGCGCTGGTCGCCGAGCCCAAGGTCATCCTCTTCGACGAACCTCTGAGCAACCTGGACGCCAAACTCAGGGAGGAGACGCGCAAAGAGCTGCGAAGTTTCCTGACGGAACTCAAGATCACCGCTGTCTACGTGACTCACGACAGGATCGAGGCACTGGCCCTTTCCGACCACATTGCGGTCATGCGGTCCGGCAGCATCGTGGAGGAGGGGAATCCCAAAAAGATCTATTTCCACTCGGATCATCCATTCGTCGCGGATTTTATCGGCCGGGCCAACCTCATCCCGGGCACGGTTCAGGGACTGGAAGGGTCCCACGCTGTCATCAGGACCGGAATCGGATCCATTGAGGGCCTGAACGGCCAGGACCTGAAAACCGGTCGGGAGGCCATGGTGTGCGTTCGACCCGAGTTCATGAGACTCGCTTCCAGCGGTGAGGCGGGGGGGAAGAACGTGTTCAAAGGCGAGGTGGAGACCCTCCTTTTCGTTGGTGAGGCCTACGAAGGGGAGATCCGCATCGGAGAAACCCTGCTCACGACCGTTATCCCACCCGCGGTGGATATCGGGAAAGGGGACGAGGTTTTCGTTTCCCTCGACCCGGATTACTGTTTCCTGCTTCCCGCCTGA
- a CDS encoding iron ABC transporter permease yields MTRRVPLTPSLILIVGFLTVCPVLMLVLGSFSEGFGSFGVFTVQKYVEAYTDPALAGILINTLIFTLGSAVVATIFALFLAYINTRTNIPFKFLFGIISIIPMMIPHILFAVSWVLLLNPSNGILNRLIMDIFGLKSSLFNIYTLHGMILVEGLLDLPIAYLIIAPAMSAFDVSLEESSKVCGASTLRTLTRVTLPVLRPAILASVILVIVRSLASFAVPSIIGMPGRKYVLATYIYRTISTGFAADYGKAAAIGMSAMAASIVLIYLYRYLTSESSKYVTISSRGFKPALIDLKGYKYPMFTIVGLLSFVLIVLPVLVLFYTSMLPYVMAPSAKAFARMSWKNWIDVIKDPISILALKNSLTLGVVGATLGVILSIFVSYVIVKVRTVASGILESLSFLSFSFPGIVIGVGFMWFFVRTPLYATIWALLIGYIATYLPYGIRPISSAFVQIHSHLEESAWVCGAGRFRTVRRIVIPLLIPGIISGWILMATMFVRELSLSVVLSRPGTEVLAVQILRFAEDGLWGRLSALGIIMIFFSSTLVIAASLLGRKLTKMGIVGN; encoded by the coding sequence ATGACCAGGAGAGTGCCCCTCACACCGTCTCTCATCCTCATCGTTGGTTTCCTGACGGTCTGCCCGGTCCTCATGCTGGTCCTGGGAAGCTTTTCGGAAGGGTTTGGAAGTTTCGGCGTCTTCACGGTCCAAAAGTATGTGGAGGCCTACACCGATCCGGCCCTTGCCGGCATCCTGATCAATACCCTGATCTTCACTCTCGGCTCAGCGGTCGTGGCAACCATTTTCGCCCTGTTCCTGGCCTACATAAACACGCGGACCAATATCCCGTTCAAGTTCCTCTTCGGCATCATCTCCATCATCCCCATGATGATCCCCCACATTCTCTTTGCGGTGAGCTGGGTGCTCCTTTTAAACCCCAGCAACGGGATCCTCAACAGGCTGATCATGGATATTTTCGGCCTGAAAAGCTCCCTTTTCAACATCTACACCCTGCACGGGATGATCCTTGTGGAGGGCCTTCTGGATCTGCCCATAGCGTACCTCATCATCGCGCCGGCCATGAGTGCCTTTGATGTCTCTCTGGAGGAGTCCTCCAAGGTGTGCGGGGCCTCGACCCTGCGCACCCTTACCCGGGTGACCCTCCCGGTGCTGAGGCCGGCCATACTGGCGTCGGTGATCCTCGTCATCGTCAGAAGCCTGGCTTCCTTCGCGGTTCCCTCCATCATCGGGATGCCGGGCAGGAAATACGTTCTGGCCACCTACATCTACCGGACCATCTCCACCGGTTTTGCCGCCGACTACGGCAAGGCCGCCGCCATCGGCATGAGCGCCATGGCCGCTTCCATCGTCCTGATCTACCTGTACCGGTACCTCACCTCGGAGAGCAGCAAGTACGTCACCATCTCGAGCCGCGGGTTCAAGCCAGCCCTCATTGACCTCAAAGGGTACAAGTACCCGATGTTCACCATTGTCGGACTGCTCTCATTCGTTCTCATCGTCCTGCCGGTGCTGGTCCTCTTCTACACATCCATGCTCCCATATGTCATGGCCCCGAGCGCGAAGGCCTTCGCGAGGATGAGCTGGAAGAATTGGATCGATGTGATCAAAGACCCCATATCCATACTGGCCCTCAAGAACAGCCTGACCCTCGGCGTTGTGGGAGCGACCCTGGGAGTCATCCTCTCTATCTTCGTATCCTACGTCATCGTGAAGGTGCGTACCGTGGCCTCAGGCATCCTGGAGTCCCTCAGCTTCCTGTCTTTTTCCTTCCCGGGTATCGTCATCGGGGTCGGGTTCATGTGGTTCTTCGTACGCACTCCCCTTTACGCGACCATATGGGCCCTTCTCATCGGGTACATTGCCACCTACCTACCCTACGGGATAAGGCCTATCTCCAGCGCCTTTGTCCAGATACACAGCCACCTGGAGGAGTCGGCCTGGGTTTGCGGCGCCGGCCGGTTCAGGACAGTGCGCCGCATTGTCATCCCTCTTCTGATACCGGGAATCATCTCGGGGTGGATCCTCATGGCTACCATGTTCGTGCGGGAACTGAGCCTTTCGGTGGTGCTCTCCCGGCCGGGCACGGAGGTTCTGGCGGTGCAGATCCTGCGTTTTGCCGAGGACGGGTTGTGGGGCAGGCTGTCAGCCCTTGGTATCATTATGATCTTTTTCTCATCCACCCTTGTCATCGCGGCATCTCTGCTGGGAAGAAAACTGACAAAGATGGGGATAGTGGGTAACTGA
- a CDS encoding MgtC/SapB family protein, with amino-acid sequence MFFDNSFMGSFELSIMIKLILAALAGGLVGLEREKHGRPAGMRTNLLVSVGACTIMIISEAFYLKYGMHGAETILRLDPSRTAAQIVTGIGFLGAGVIVKEGATVRGLTTAAGLWVVAGLGMAFGMGFFSLGVISTVLVLVSLVSLSKLDSMINKDLYLTLSVTGERRDNLFDELMELVKDLGLKASGISSQVDLVENEIFIKMVLTQQRKRVGQELSAAVEKLEGIKKIFYS; translated from the coding sequence ATGTTTTTCGATAACTCGTTTATGGGAAGTTTTGAACTGTCCATCATGATCAAATTGATTCTGGCAGCGCTGGCGGGAGGACTCGTGGGCCTGGAGAGGGAGAAGCATGGACGCCCCGCGGGCATGCGCACCAACCTCCTCGTTTCGGTGGGCGCCTGCACCATCATGATCATCTCAGAGGCCTTCTATCTCAAATACGGTATGCACGGTGCTGAAACCATCCTGCGTCTGGATCCTTCCCGTACCGCGGCCCAGATCGTCACCGGCATCGGTTTTCTCGGTGCGGGCGTGATTGTCAAAGAGGGCGCCACGGTTAGAGGCCTCACCACGGCCGCGGGCCTCTGGGTGGTGGCGGGTTTGGGGATGGCCTTCGGGATGGGATTTTTCTCCTTGGGCGTCATCTCCACGGTGTTGGTCCTCGTCAGTCTGGTTTCCCTCAGCAAACTTGATTCGATGATAAATAAGGACCTCTATCTCACCCTGTCTGTCACAGGTGAGCGGCGCGACAACCTTTTCGATGAGCTCATGGAACTGGTAAAAGACTTGGGACTTAAGGCCTCCGGCATAAGCTCCCAGGTGGATCTCGTGGAGAACGAAATCTTCATTAAAATGGTCCTGACGCAACAGCGAAAACGTGTTGGCCAGGAGTTGAGCGCGGCTGTGGAAAAGCTCGAAGGCATCAAGAAGATCTTTTACAGCTAG